A window of the Diabrotica undecimpunctata isolate CICGRU chromosome 1, icDiaUnde3, whole genome shotgun sequence genome harbors these coding sequences:
- the LOC140436435 gene encoding uncharacterized protein: MEPNAVKNKRAEWTEEQMEQTLNVVENGMSVNQASNDFRIPRRTLRNHLTTGISTRKLGRNTILSSGQETELCSRIFRLPDIGMPFTSKIIGRSVFSFCKENNVPHTFNPMKQKAGRKWLRLFLGRHPDMARRKKQNINPARASKLNKVIVTDYFEKLKLVMEELDVAGKPQTIYNIDEKGCRFTLHHQQEVFAKKGTKRVHIVAPEHTENVTIVSCANASGQYVPPMEKKWRKKIFLLEPR; the protein is encoded by the coding sequence ATGGAGCCGAATGCAGTTAAGAACAAACGAGCTGAATGGACCGAAGAGCAAATGGAGCAGACCTTGAATGTTGTTGAAAATGGAATGTCTGTCAACCAGGCTTCAAACGACTTCCGGATACCTAGGAGGACCTTACGAAACCATTTAACAACAGGTATATCAACTAGAAAATTAGGTAGAAATACGATTTTATCGTCTGGTCAAGAAACTGAACTTTGCTCAAGAATCTTTCGTCTTCCTGACATTGGAATGCCTTTTACTAGCAAGATAATTGGAAGAAGTGTATTTTCTTTCTGCAAGGAAAACAATGTTCCACATACTTTTAACCCAATGAAACAAAAAGCTGGGCGTAAGTGGTTGAGACTATTTTTGGGTCGACACCCTGATATGGCTAGGcggaaaaaacaaaatataaatccaGCAAGAGCAAGTAAACTTAACAAAGTGATTGTCACTGATTACTTTGAGAAGTTAAAGTTAGTCATGGAGGAATTGGATGTTGCCGGAAAGCCTCAGACTATTTACAACATCGATGAAAAAGGCTGTCGTTTCACACTGCATCACCAGCAGGAAGTTTTTGCCAAAAAAGGGACAAAGAGAGTGCATATAGTAGCACCAGAGCATACTGAAAACGTGACAATCGTATCGTGTGCCAACGCTAGTGGTCAGTACGTACCACCAATGGAAAAAAAATGGAGGAAGAAAATCTTCCTCCTGGAACCAAGGTAG